The following nucleotide sequence is from Oncorhynchus clarkii lewisi isolate Uvic-CL-2024 chromosome 6, UVic_Ocla_1.0, whole genome shotgun sequence.
TGCAGAGGTAAATTAAAATAATGCCATTCTTGATTAGATGCTTTTAAAAAAATTAATTAGGCAAGTTCCTCTTGAACTatatggtctatctactagaaactcatggacaatatggacacggatataaaaaaatatatatactatatatgaatttaaaaaataaaacattattcAAGTCTAAATTACGATAGATTTTGTTAATTTCCAAAACCTTTAGTTAATTACCAGTAGCTTTGTAACCCTAGTCAGACCACATAACACCGGCTTAGTACTGTAGGCCTGCTTACCGTAACATACATGACTCTGCCCTCCCGTCAGTTGACATTGTTTAACAAACATTAGCCTCCCTGTACATCCTGATTCTATCACAACAGAGCTCCTGCTCGGACTCTGTCACATTATGTCATGCCAGTTTCCGCTAAGCTTTAGGCTAGCAGAGGAGCACACCTGGATATGTCCCACTCTTATGTACTTGTTTATCTACACTGTGTGTGTTGGCTGTGTGTGTCatgttggctgtgtgtgtgtgtctctctccaatGAACTTTAGAATATTTTTTAGTCATTCACACTGCAGTTGGAATGGATAAACACATACTATATCATCTCTCTGCAGAACTCCCAGTACTAAATATTCTTCATATTCCTAGCCTTGAGCTACAAATAGCATTTCAGATGTTCTCAACTATCCCATGTTTTGTGTAATCGTTTTCAATTGAAGTTATTCCCACTCATGCGTTGGCCTTTGCTAtgcacattttagtcatttagcatacagtcttatccagagcattcatcttaagatcgcTATACACACCTGCAGTAAATAGTGAGGTCATGCCCCTTGTCTGCCTGTGTGCATGTAGCAGCCTCCAGTTGGAGGTGGGATGTGTAACGGGGGTCATGTGGTCACCCATCGACACCCACTACTCCCCTTCAGTTGCCAAGCGAGGAGTGAGGAGGTGAGGGGGGATAATAAAGTGATCTCGAGCAGCTTAATGTAAATGTTGTGATCACCGGGCAGGCCCTAGGCAGACAAGTGTTTGTGGATGAAAGTGATCTCTTTCAGGGGTGAAATGACTGCAGGAGAGCTACAGGGAGTTAGAGATCTGACACCATATGAGGTGACCAATGACGTCTGAGGGGGTTTAAAGGCCCAATGCGGTCATTTTCATATCAATATCATATTTCTGCGTAACAATTCTTAGTTTTCCATTAACATTTTCAAACTATTTCTCAAGAATTTagctgggagtggtctgagtggggaactGAAAGCTAGCTGTTATTTGCAGAGCTATATTAACCAATTTGTGggctggtgacatcaccaggattgcctggttgaaaatacaatcagGAAATAACttcttctcttttttctctcacttttcctgtgttagtttcatcagctgttgcaGAATATGATACAAAGCACAGGGAAAAACTGAATTTAGGCGGCACTGGGCCTTTTTTATAGGGAGCTGATGAAATtatgcatctctctctttctctccagacGCGCACACCTACGGCTGTGTTTAGAGCGACTGAAATCCCTCGTTCCATTGGGACCAGACTCCAACAGGCATACCACGCTCAGCCTGCTGATGAGGGCCAAGAAACACATTGTGGTGGGTGATGGTGGGCGGAGAAGTAATGAGAAATCAGTTTAAAGTGTTTACAGTTTCAAGAGGGCAATTTATTCTACCATTGGAAGAGGGTAATAAACGGTGCCACTTTGTTTCTGCCTCAGCCAACTCCCTTTTTACTGTCATGGCAACATTTGGCGTGGTTACAGCCACAGAGTTGACTAAAATAGAAAGAAATCTGTTACCATGGAGaccctattaaattactagagggagCTATATAATAAACCCTTAGTTCCAGAAAGGGGTGAAAATGGCAGCCATGTTGGTCCGGGAGAAATCCAAACCaatctaattggaatgaatgacAGTAGAGGCATAATCCTGATTTTTCTTATGTAGGAAAATAAAAGGCATATGAtatatcagaaattgtgtaataGAATTATCGTCAATTATCGTCAAAAATATTGTCAAATAATCTTGGTTCATACAGATTTTATACAAAGTTTCTAtataaatagcctctaaaatatgTGAATAGACCATAAATGTCTCCATTGTGTTAGGACTCGGACAAGTATAGATATCTTCTCATCAACTGATTTCTGCTAGTGTATGGCTGTGGATTGGCTGCATCGTTTGAATGGTATATTGGCAGTTAATTTTGAAAAatgaatgggctcattcctcaaACTGTCTGGCTAGCTAACAAACGGAGTGCAGATAAATTCTTCAAATGCATTGTTTTACCTTATCTTATCGACCTactggcaaaccatggttgaccaactcccACTGGCAAACTACGGTTGATCAACTtcctgaccaaaatggctgacttTTTATaccatcataagaaggttcaagttaattctagtattctaattctatgTCTGTTACCCTCGTGGTCTAGAGGGTGATTAGTGTAGTGCTAACTCGGGTGAGCGACTAGTGTACATCAGGGTTTGATGAGGTAGAGTAAAGCGGCGCCTGGTAAAAACTAAACCCTGCatcactccaggaccagggtttacCTACcttgtagactagactgttgagGAACCTGTCTATGGTTAACTATGTGTGGTTGGTAGGAGGAGGCCAGTATATGAATGAATCACtgttagtgccttcagaaagtatccacacccctcgacttcttccacatttttgttgttacaacatgattttaaaatggattaaattgagatttgtcACTGGCccgacacaataccccataatgtttacaaatgaacaatgaaaagctgaaaagtatttagtcaataaGTTTTCAACCCTGTTATGACGAGCCAAAATGCGTTCAGGAGTGAAAAGTTGCTTAAGCCACAAATTGTATGTATTCACTCTCTAATAgtgttttaacatgatttttgaattactACTTCATCCCTGCACCCAacccatacaattatctgtaaggtccctcagtcaagcagtggatttcaaacacagattcaaccacaaagtccAGGGACATTTTCCAAAGCCTAGCAAAAAAGGGCACATATCGGTAGATTTATataaagcagacactgaatatccctttcagcatggtgtagttattaattacactttgaatggtatATCACTACACAGATAatggcgtccttcctaactccgttgccggagaggaaggaaaccgctcagggatttcaccatgagaccaatggtgactttaaaacagtgttTAATGGCTCCTCAATTCTAACTTAATTGACAAAGTGAGAaggaatattccaaaacatgcatcctgtttgcaacaaggaactaaagtaatactgcaaaaaaattatgtttggggcaaatccaatacaacacattactgagtaccactctccatattttcaagcatagtggtggctgcatcatgttattggtatgcttgaaattgttaaggactggggagtttttcaggataaaaaataaactgagtggagctaagcacaggcaaaatcccagaggaaaacctggttgtctgctttccaccagacactgggagataaatctAGGGCGAGACCTGAAAAATTGGAGTCTAGCcataatcaacaaccaatttgacagagcttgaagatttttTGTTAATaatcatgtgcaaatattgtataatccaggtgtggaaagcttttagagacacccagaaagactcacagctgtaatcactgcaaaaggtgtttctacaacatgactcatcgatgtgaatacttatgtaaatgagatttgtTTAATTTTCAAaacattagcaaaaatgtctgaacattttttcactttgtcattattatgAGGCATTGtggagatgggtgagagagagagaatctgtctctgacacaacagaatgtggaataagtcaaggggtacgaATACTTTCTGACGGCACTGTACATACCGAGGTCAGAGGTTGCAGGAGGGCAAAAGGCAGCTGTCACAAGAGCGCGCACACAAAGTGAGGGCCAGTGTCTATTGCTGTATGTGTCTCTGCTGTAGAGGTTGGAGGAGAGCGAGCGGAGAGCCCAGCATACCTTAGACCAGCtgcagagagagcagaggcaCCTGCAACGGCGTCTGGAGCAGCTGGGGGTGGAGAGAACACGCATGGACAGCACAGGATCCATTGTCTCCTCCGACAATCCTGACTCAGACCAGGGTGAGCACACAAGGGAATCCCTCTCCTACGTTACAAACTGAACTGGGATCATTAATGCTTTGTGGAGGTTTACAgtataacatgtttttttttgtttttttttgtttttttttgtcaaagttTCGCGTTTTTACATCAAAGCACACTATAATACAATGTAAAGGTGTCCATTCTCTTCCACCAATCCTTCCGCCCTTCTTTAGTGATGGGGCTTTATGTTAACCAAAGTTAGTGAATTTGAATATGAGCTCAGTAGAGAACGCATTGGGCTGATTGTGGTACCTGCATAATATTGACCTGTGTTGTGTGTTGCAGAGGAGGAGCTGGATGTGGATGTGGAGGGGACTGACTACCTGCTGGGGGATCTGGAGTGGAGCACCAGCAGTGTCAGTGACTCTGATGAGCGGGGCAGCCTGCGCAGCAGCTGCAGTGACGAGGGCTACTCCAGCGCCAGCCTGCGCCTGCGCATGCAGAACCAAAACACTCAGGAGAAGGCTGAGCAGCTGGGCTGCAGCCTATAAGAGCACAGCCCTtaacctctgaccccccccccccagcccccatCCAATCCCGTCACTCTGTCGTCCAGTTAACTCCCGCCCTCCAACCAGTCTCTACCAATCAGACCTCACTCCCAGCAGGACTGGCCTCTTCTGACCAAGCCCCCTCCTCCTTTCCAGCTATATTCCACCTCTTTCCCCCCTGAAACCCCCAATGCAACACCTCTTAGATACACCCACCGTCCTATCTCAACCGTTGATCCTCTATCTAAAATGGAGGATCAGTCTGTGGCACTACCCAATCAGAGCTTTTTGATGAGTGGGATTAGGAAGATAAGACACTCCGTCCGACCCTTTGTGTCCACCAGCCTGCCCCCTtccttctgtccttccttcctgcTCTGCTGTCTGTTTCAGTGCAAGAGCCAAGTAGAGGTGACTGACTTTTCACATCCATGCAGTGTCCCCCTTCCAGCGTCCGAAAACTTAAGACAGCTAGAGAATGTGATTACAACACCACACCTAcaccccactgcctctctcttgtTCAGAAGCCATCTGAAGCAATCCAGTCATGATGAGAACCCCTCTCGACCCCCAGTTCTAAATCCCATCTCGCCCATTTCTCCCATGAGACTGGCCCCTCCATAGGTGGTGGTGATACAGACAGCAGAGCTGTGCCACCTGACTAACCAGCTGACCAATCACAGCATGGTATTTTGGAACGGAGTATAGGAATGGATGGTCTTGGTCAACGAGCTGTGGCGTCGTCATTTTAAACAATCTACACTGCAGCTATTGTAGTAATGTTATCAGGTGTAGTCTTTCAGTAAGTCTTTATGGTAAATAATCATCTACCTGCACTGTCCACGTGAAGCCTCACTGGGAGTTCTACGACGCTAAGCACGGCTGTGACGTCATCCATGTTCCACAACCTCTTCGTTGTTGTGGTCGGCAGCAAtacatccatccctctcttctctaccaggCTTAGCGGCCGGATACATACGTCCATGTTTATGGCTCTTATGGGGTGGGGGGGTTATTAAgatgtcattttttttgtccacACCTGCCATTTCAGAATTTTTATGATTGCGGGGGGGTTGTAGGAAAAAAAACCTTGTGAGGAACAATGTGCAGCATGAGATTAAGGGGTGGGGTGATTGGGGTTAAGGCAACTTGTACCTTCCTCTCTCTGATGACGGTGGCGTCTAGCTTGTGTTTTAATGTACGTGTCTGTGTTGCTGCTGGTCATGCACTGTAGCCAGTGGTAATCACTTAAATGTGTCTGAAGGgaagtcacacagacagacagtacattaACTGTTGAAATAAACCAGTAAAGAGATTAAAGCACATTCCATGTTAGAGAGAAAGTAAGGTGTGTTAGTAGACAATTACCTTCGCCCATATTTATGAGGGAGAGCGTTTTGCAGTTTTAATGACAGGAAGGATCTAGCTATCAGCTTCAGGTTACCCACAAGCAGAACACAACAGATTTGCTGACTTGCTTTGCCTTTCAGTCAAAACACAGAACAAGGAAAGTCGACGTCTATTGAATTAGTTCACCTCTGAAAAGGAAAGAGCAGAAAGGTTACTGTACACTAAATATCTGCCTGGCCTATAGAGCTATTTATTATTTTAGCCAAATGTAGTCATGTTTATGTAAATAGTTGACACAGAAAGAGCTCTATGTATAttgaataaaaaatatttatattatatCTAAATATATAAATATCTAGTTAATTAGTTATCGCTTTAGTTATGTTATTCTTGTGAGGTTTGTGTGGTTGGTTTGCACAGCATAGTCAATCCATAGCTTTTTAGAACTGTCTTTTGTGCCTATAGACTTGTGTGTCCTTTCAGAAATTGGCACGGTGCTCCTAGAAATGAATGAAATTGTTTCGTGGTTgattatatttttaaataataataaacatcCTCTGTCAATAGGAAAATAATTTAAATGaatataataattttaaaaaatggaatataaaaatgtatataatttaaGAGAAGCTGGTGTTGGTGCTTTGGCATTGCTGTGACGGTGGGAAGCTACAGTGAGGTTTCACCCTTCTTTGTGCCTGAGAGCCTGAAACAAAATGGCTCCTTGACCCAAGAGATTATAACATAGTGTAGCGAGAGGAGGAAATGGTGGGTTCAATAACCTGGGGGATAAATTGGAGAGGATTGCAGTAGCGGTTGGATGTAGTTGACTAGCCTGTAATCTATCTCCTGCACTGTTGCAGCACAATGGCGAACCTGGAACCTGTCACATGCAGAATCTCGTTAGAATGGGAAGATGGTCGATACACAGACAAAAAAAATATAGGATTAgggttgtttagtgttgtgtgtgtggaatgCTGCACTTCTGTGTCACTTAAAAAAAGCTATCCAAAAGGAGAGGAACGATGTAGCCATGCTAGAAGGGGATTGTTGTGAATTGAGCCCCTGGCTGAGACTGGTGTTATGGGGCAGGTGTGTGTATGTCCCGTCACTGTCTTCAGAGAGAAACTATAAGGgtttggggagagggagggttgtTTTGAATGGGGGATAAAAATGGCACTTATATGGATGTTTTTAGTTGTttacaagtttttttttaaatcccaccTCTTCAAAGAAGACCTCATGTATTATTAAAAGATCGAATGGGATCTTAAGCACttacaaattcataacatattgtatgaattggaattcgtaacatacgAATTGAGAAGGGGAAAAAAAGGATGACGTGCACAATTTTCTGGGACCCGTTTTGTCTTGAGtgctactttcaaaactactggttGAAAATATACGAATCCTCTGTAGCATCACTTTAACCTAAGCATTGTCTGTTATTCTGGGGCCACACACTTCTCTTTCCCTCCGTCCATGGCCTGTTTTCTGTGTCTTCCACTCCTCGTGTGTGAATGTGGCTCCCATTGAGAAGAGATCCTGATTCATTTCTATGGTggtcccccacccccctcctcccacATGCTGTGAGCCAGCCACCATGGTGCAGAGGGAGCCTGAGGGAGCAGACTGGGCTGTTTGTACAGTATAGCTGCAGCTCTCCTACCTCCCCGTATTACACTCTGTTAACACCCTTGGTGCTTCAGCATCTGCCTTGAGCAGGTGTGGATTCTTAAAGAACAAGCAGATCACTGCAGTTGGCTTCTGTGTAGTCCTGTGTAAGCTATATGGGATATCACCCTAggaattcaaaataaataaaaatgtgtgtgtatatttgggTTAGGTTCGTACGAAGTGGCTTAAGCCTTAAAACAGACAACTGTAAGAGAACCATAGTAAAGTATATTATATATGAATGTATATAATGTAAGTATAGACGTGTTATTACAAATGTCATTATTTTCATTGTAACTGTCTCGGGTGTGTTGCTCTCCCTCATACGCGCACACACGTTGTCATACACGCACGTCAGAAAAACGATGGCTTAAGGGTTGGTTCAACTATTAAAAAGGTTGACGTTTTGTGCACTTCCATTTTAGAATTGGGGAATTTGAATATTGACTTTAAAAGAAAGCACTTAAACATttcggagagagagaaaaaaatggggAAATGTGGAGCAGTAATTTATATTTGCCAGTGACATGAAAGGAATAAAACATCTCCCAACCTTGTTTACCTACTTTCCTTGTCTTTGTATTTATGACTTGGTCTGatgatttaaaatatatatttctctatgaTTATGCTGATAGCAGATATGTCTGTCTTACCTTAATTGAATACTCAGGCTGTAAGTTACTCTGGAAAAGGGTGTCTGCTAAAGGACCAAAATGTCATGTAAATCTAATGCGGAGGACATGCCTCTAGTACCTATATTCTATAGTAGCAATAATCAGCTTGGGTTTGATGAGACCTTTTCAATGTGGAATGATGTCAGACAGGAAAACAAAGCCATCATCTTGGGAGGTAATCAAAGCTAGCTCTGGCAGGCAGAATAACTCGTTTCTGACAGTAATCTCCTGTCTAAATCCCTGGTATGACCAGATAAATCTGCAGCTGTTTAATGaccaggagatggagggaggagaggagggagtgatggaACCTTGATCGGCATCCTTCCTCTCAAGTCTGTCGTCCTTTTGCTCACTgctaaagcacacacacacacacgcacactggaatgcacacacacttgtacaTAGTCACAAATGACATCGCAAAGCAATTTCTATATTTTGGCACCTTTGTGATGCAGTCTGTCCTTGTCTGGCTGCCAACTCAGCGGGAGGAAGATGGAGAGTGCAGTGTGGATATTCTACTATGGATTACTGTTCTTACACCCTCTGATATGATTCCAGCACGCCTTTCACCCTTCTCCTCCCTGGTGACTGAGATGAGTTATTCTTCCAGTATCTAATTCGGACTGGAATAATATGTGTCCAGGTCAATCTATGAGATGCTCACTGCTTATAACCTACTGGCCAAAGGAAATCTGAAGTGGAGGTCCTTTGTAGCTCGTTGGTAGAGCAAGGTGCTTGTAATGCCacggtagtgggtttgattcccgggatcAGCTATACATAAAATGTATGCCCGCATGACtaaatcgctttggataaaagtataTGTTaaattatattattgaagacttTTTCACTCCAGGTTTATTCTGTTCTGAACTACTATAGCAGAAGAAGCATTGGTGCTTTACAGTATTTTGACCTGACCTGTTTGACCCCCCCATATCCCCATATCCCCCACTTTGACCCCCCCTCAGTGTACATCTGTTggccttaaaatgagggacacttatgtgaactgaactcttTTAATATGTTGAAACTATTCCATTTTAAATATTTACTTCAAAAGAAACGGTGAACATCtgatagtcaaatcatagtgtaaaagcaggtgagttggttctactctttttggccattttctggtgtttagTGGTGGGAAAACGTTTGCACTTTGGCacaagcttccattcctcatGTCACTAGGGTATTTATGGCTGATGTAACTCCCTAGAGTCTATTGATGCATCGGTGCGTCAATCTAAATCATGTAAAAAAAGCCCCATCAAAATGgttcagtttaagctagagatatgtgCATGGGCTGCaactcaatccaccgcatccgcttATGGCGGCCTTCCACATCTGCGGTGggaggtggccgagctacagttgtttgtcagaccatgagacatcccaaaaattggTATTCTCACAAAAacgggactcatctgaagttGTTAACGTCAATGTGCCAACCTCTGTTTGTAGCATCCAAAccctcatcaaactacacacaataccccataataacaaatcaaaaacagtttCATTTTTCATtgcatatttataaaaaataaactgaaataacaaatttacataagtattcagaccatttactcagcactttcttgaagcacctttggcagcgattacagcctcgagtcttcttgggtatgacgtcacattgttcgtaacttgttttgtacataatgttgctgctaccgtctcttatgaccaaaaagagcttctagacATCAGAACAGATTATACGAagagtttttcttcaatgagCCGGAGGGagatactacagacacccgaccaggcccagatccccgtcattcgcTGGAAAAGGAAATTTTGCTGAataagatcagggtgccttgtgaggatcaggtgaCGAATAGCTAATCTGGCTTTGCCTTCcatcctgctagctaacgttcaatcgctggaagaaaaata
It contains:
- the LOC139411077 gene encoding max dimerization protein 1-like, which translates into the protein MAAIEMVQMLIEAAEYLDRREREAEHGYASMLPFTSSKEKDSLKRKNKSKKNSNSRSTHNEMEKNRRAHLRLCLERLKSLVPLGPDSNRHTTLSLLMRAKKHIVRLEESERRAQHTLDQLQREQRHLQRRLEQLGVERTRMDSTGSIVSSDNPDSDQEEELDVDVEGTDYLLGDLEWSTSSVSDSDERGSLRSSCSDEGYSSASLRLRMQNQNTQEKAEQLGCSL